AATGGTGGAACCAGGGGCGAAATAGCCTGCGATCGCCTTGTTTTGTTCCCGACCGAATACTTGCGTTTTATACAGCTTTCCAAAATCGGGGCTGTTATAAATGTTCGGATCATACTGCGGGTAATTGGTTAATGCTTTGACGGCACCGGTTTTCGGATCCATCACCACGGCGATGGCGGAATTGACTTGGGGCAGCGGATTTACTTTCCGGGTTTGAAGATTCTTCACTTCTTCCGCCAGGATCTGTTCCACCTTCTGCTGATATTTCGCATCGATGGTGAGAACCAGATTATTCCCCGGCTTTTGGGCGACCACCTCTTTGGTCTCCAGGGTTTTGGCCACATTATTTACCCTCACTTCCTGTAAGCCATTCGTCCCCCTGAGCACCGATTCATACGATTTTTCCACCCCTGCATAGCCTACCTGTTCGTTTAAGCTATATCCTTTCGCCAGGTATTCGTCTGCCAAATTGGAAGGAATTTGCCGCATGTAGCCTAAAATATAGGTGGCAAACGCCCCTTTCTTATATTGGCGCATCGAATCGACAATCACATTCACGCCGGGGAGGTCAACTCGGTTCTCTTCGATGGTAAACATGATCTCTTTCGGGATGTCTGAGACGATACTCCGGGGGAGATAACGGGGCATGTTGGGGGTATAACTTTTCACTTCCCATTCCTCGGGGCGAAATGTGAAGGTCCCATTCTCCTGTTCCTTCTTCACCTTATCGGCGAACTCTTTCTTCGGCTCATACACATAGCCGCTGTCCATCTTTTCCAGCAGGTAGACCCGGTTGTACGCAGGATTTAGGGGCAGGAGGATCTTCTCCAACCGTTCGGCAACGGCGAGAATCTCATCCTTTTTAAGATTTTCATCCAGAAAGGTAATGGTATAAACCGGTTTATTATTGACCAAAACCTCACCGTTCGCATCATAGATCCACCCCCTGGGTGCCGGCGTGGAGATGGTACGGATGCTCAGCTGTTCCGAGGCGCGGACGAACTTCTCCCCTTCGACAAGTTGCATGTAAGCAAGGCGCAGGACCAAGATGACGAAGAGAAAAAAGGTGATTAAAAAGATGATATTAAAACGCCGGATGAAGCGCCTCTCTTCCAGTTGTTTCTGTTCCTCCATTTAAATCCCCCTCTCCTCATCTTGTAACTCTTCCACCGTAAAAAGAGAGGAACGAGTCACCCATGGATAAACGGCCAACGCAAACCCCATATTGACAAGGACATTGGGAAAAGCTTCCCGGAGAAAAAGGTAGGATGGCGAAATGTCGGTCAGGAGAAATAAGGCATGGAAACCATAGAGCCATAGATCGAGAGATAAAGAGGCTATACCGCTCATGGTAAGGGCAAGCCACAGGTTGTGATGCAGGATCCCTGTTACATTATGAATCATGCTGCCAAGAAGGGTATAAATGAATAGATTTAGGCCAAAAATGCTACCAAAAGCAATATCGTAAAAGAGTCCGAAAACGGCTCCGAAGAGAAGCCCATCCTTGCTCCCCAGATAGAGGGAGATATAAACCACCAGGATGAGGACAAGGTGGGGATGAATCCATAGATCGTTTCTTAAGGGGGAGGGAAAAAGGAGGGGAAGGACCGTACCTTCCAACAGAAAAAGGAGAAGAAGGAGGAGAAAAAGTTTGAAGCGCTTCATGGATTTTCTCCCCCTTCCTTCAACTGGTCTTCCCTCATCACCAGAAATACCTCATCCAATTGGTAGAGATTGGCAGCCGGCTTTACATAGGCCATCTTGGTCAGGCCATCCTCTCCGGGGAGAATCTCCGTCACCTTACCGATGAGCAACCCCTTTGGAAATACCCCTCCCAACCCGGAAGTGACAATGGAATCCCCCACCAACAGGTTTGATTCCAGGGGAATCTTCCTCATGATGAGTTCTTTCCGCTCTGCATCATACGACTCGACAATCCCGAAGGTCTCCGATTTCCCCACGCTTAAGACGGAGATGTGCCGAGTTCTTTCGATATCGGAAATCAGCCGGACGTTGGAGGTAAAATAGGAGACATTCTCCACCATCCCCACCAACCCCTGAGGCGTGATGACGGCCATGTCCGGTTTGATGCCGTCCTTCTCTCCCTTATTCACGGTGAGGACGTTGTACCAAGTATCATGTTGACGGGCGATCACCTCCGCCGCAGCCAGGCGATACGCCTTTAAGGTGGTGGGGAGGTTCAACATCTGCCTTAGCCGCTCATTCTCCTTCTTTAACAGCTCATACTCTGCCTCAAGCTGGGCGAATTGGTTGAGCGCCCCTTTTAATGCCTTGTTTTCCCCATAAAGATTAAAGATCTTCCCCGCATCGGTAACGATTCCCATCACTTTTTTGACCGGTATGGAGACCGCCTCCTGCATGAGGGCCAGGCTATCCTTCACGAAGCGTTCCGGCCAATTTAGCGAACCTCTCCCCCCCAGCGTGAGTCCGGCCACGATAATGAGGAGGATGAGGGCGATTAAAATCAAGATAAAACGACGGTAAATTTGATTCATCGGTAAGCCCCCCGAATAGGGCGGTTTCTACATTCTCCCCACTCGTTTATCGTTGTTTTTCTTAAACAAATGAATATGCTCCAAGGCACGGCCTGTACCGATGGCCACGCAGTCCAAAGCGTTTTCCGCCACGAAGACGGGCATCCCTGTCTCGTTGCTTAAGAGCCGGTCCAGATTTCGGAGGAGCGCTCCTCCCCCCGTAAGAACGATTCCCCGATCCATGATGTCGGCGGCTAATTCAGGAGGGCTCTTTTCCAAGGTCACTTTTACTGCGTCGACGATGGTGATCACCGTATCGGAGAGGGCTTTGGCGATTTCGGTGGAGGTGATTTCCAAGGTTTTAGGAAGTCCGGAGACCAGATCCCGTCCCCTGACCTGCATCGTCTCTTCTTTTTCAGGAGCGATGGCCGAGCCGATCTCCATCTTCAGGATTTCAGCGGTCCGCTCTCCGATGAGGAGGTTATAATTTCGTTTTATATATTGAATGATGGCATCATCCAGTTCGTCTCCGGCAACACGAATGGATCGGCTCGTCACGATCCCTCCCAGAGAAATAATTGCCACTTCTGAGGTCCCTCCGCCAATATCCACCACCATGCTTCCGGTCGGCTCCCAAACCGGCAGATCGGCCCCGATGGCGGCGGCAAAGGGCTCTTCGATGGTCATCGCCTCTTTGGCCCCTGCCTGGCGGGTGGCATCTTCGACCGCCCTCTTTTCCACCGCCGTTATTCCTGAAGGAATGCCTACCATCACGTTGGGACGACGGTGGATGATGCCCTTTGTCTTTTGGGCCTTCTGGATGAAATAGCGGAGCATCGTCTCGGTCGTTTCAAAGTCGGCGATCACCCCGTCCCGCATAGGACGTTTCGCCACGATATTTCCAGGGGTGCGTCCGATCATGTTCTTCGCTTCGATTCCCACCGCCTCTACCGTTCCGGTTTTGGTGTTTACCGCTACGACGGAGGGCTCCCGCACAACGATCCCTTTTCCCTTTACGTAAACCAGGGTATTTGCGGTTCCCAGGTCGATTCCCATATCC
The DNA window shown above is from Thermicanus aegyptius DSM 12793 and carries:
- a CDS encoding peptidoglycan D,D-transpeptidase FtsI family protein, coding for MEEQKQLEERRFIRRFNIIFLITFFLFVILVLRLAYMQLVEGEKFVRASEQLSIRTISTPAPRGWIYDANGEVLVNNKPVYTITFLDENLKKDEILAVAERLEKILLPLNPAYNRVYLLEKMDSGYVYEPKKEFADKVKKEQENGTFTFRPEEWEVKSYTPNMPRYLPRSIVSDIPKEIMFTIEENRVDLPGVNVIVDSMRQYKKGAFATYILGYMRQIPSNLADEYLAKGYSLNEQVGYAGVEKSYESVLRGTNGLQEVRVNNVAKTLETKEVVAQKPGNNLVLTIDAKYQQKVEQILAEEVKNLQTRKVNPLPQVNSAIAVVMDPKTGAVKALTNYPQYDPNIYNSPDFGKLYKTQVFGREQNKAIAGYFAPGSTIKMLSVMIGLQEGLVTPNEKILSTGSYKVGNLIKRDYKPGGFGWVDARQALQKSVNTYMYELAMRLARYPQSKTLYKQKFEVIDHYHGEFGLGRLTGIDLPGENIAWRAETEELGRLADAMIGQYDNYTPIQLVQYVSTIANGGYRMRPYVVQEIREPDDNLDGPGKLLWRKEPEVLNQVDIKPEWIKLVQEGMRMVTEPGGTAYSTFAGLPIHVAAKTGTVQRTGNNTNGLMVGYAPYEDPQMAFVVVVPGGAGGSDSAGPIARRLVESYFGLDRPASGSTGPTAAENPAGGKKTP
- the mreD gene encoding rod shape-determining protein MreD — encoded protein: MKRFKLFLLLLLLFLLEGTVLPLLFPSPLRNDLWIHPHLVLILVVYISLYLGSKDGLLFGAVFGLFYDIAFGSIFGLNLFIYTLLGSMIHNVTGILHHNLWLALTMSGIASLSLDLWLYGFHALFLLTDISPSYLFLREAFPNVLVNMGFALAVYPWVTRSSLFTVEELQDEERGI
- the mreC gene encoding rod shape-determining protein MreC, with translation MNQIYRRFILILIALILLIIVAGLTLGGRGSLNWPERFVKDSLALMQEAVSIPVKKVMGIVTDAGKIFNLYGENKALKGALNQFAQLEAEYELLKKENERLRQMLNLPTTLKAYRLAAAEVIARQHDTWYNVLTVNKGEKDGIKPDMAVITPQGLVGMVENVSYFTSNVRLISDIERTRHISVLSVGKSETFGIVESYDAERKELIMRKIPLESNLLVGDSIVTSGLGGVFPKGLLIGKVTEILPGEDGLTKMAYVKPAANLYQLDEVFLVMREDQLKEGGENP
- a CDS encoding rod shape-determining protein, with product MFFSMTRDMGIDLGTANTLVYVKGKGIVVREPSVVAVNTKTGTVEAVGIEAKNMIGRTPGNIVAKRPMRDGVIADFETTETMLRYFIQKAQKTKGIIHRRPNVMVGIPSGITAVEKRAVEDATRQAGAKEAMTIEEPFAAAIGADLPVWEPTGSMVVDIGGGTSEVAIISLGGIVTSRSIRVAGDELDDAIIQYIKRNYNLLIGERTAEILKMEIGSAIAPEKEETMQVRGRDLVSGLPKTLEITSTEIAKALSDTVITIVDAVKVTLEKSPPELAADIMDRGIVLTGGGALLRNLDRLLSNETGMPVFVAENALDCVAIGTGRALEHIHLFKKNNDKRVGRM